In Methyloceanibacter stevinii, the sequence ATCCGTGCCAAAGTAATTTCTGGCCATCCCGGTTATTCCCCCATCGTTGCCGCCTGGCATGCGCTCCCCGCCGCCCAGCTCATTCTTTGGAACTTTACCACTCGCCCGACGCGAGACATATCTCGGCGGTGCCCTCAAGCGAGAGGGCGGATTATGCGCCTGCCGATGGCCAAAATGGGTTCAAAAAATGTAAGCAAAAGTTACATTCCGAAGCGCCCAAAATGGCCGTTTTCCCTTAATTTTCAGCACCAAACATTGCGGCGCGCCAGACGCCGAGAGCCTGGCTGGTTCCCGCTACGTCGTGCACCCGGAAGAGTTGAGCCCCTTGCGAGGCCGTGGCGATGGCGGCGGCGTGGCTGCCTGGTTCCCGCGACTTCGGTTCGGCCGCTTGGCCCAACCCGCGAATGAACTGCTTGCGCGAAGCCCCGATCAGAAGCGGTACGCCCAACCCGTGGAAGAGGCTGACATTGGCGAAGAGCGCAAGATTGTGCTCGAGCGTCTTGCCGAAGCCGAGCCCGGGATCGGCCGCGATACGCGCCTTGGGGATACCGGCGGCAACGCACGCCTCGATGCGTGCCCTGAGATAGTCGAACACTTCCAGCACCACGTCGTCATAGGTGGGGTTGTCCTGCATGGTCTTCGGCTCGCCTTGCGCATGCATCAACACCACGTCGAGGCCCGTCTCCGCGGCCGCCTGCAACGAGTCTGGATCGTAGGTGAACGCCGAAACGTCGTTGAAGATCTTGGCGCCGGCCTTCGCCGCCGCGCGGGCGACGTCGGCCTTACGGGTGTCGATGGAGATGATCGCTCCCGAGCCCTTGAGCCCCTCCAGAACCGGCAGGACACGTTCCAGCTCGTCGTCCACGGCCACGGTGTCAGACCCTGGACGCGTGGACTCCCCGCCAATGTCGACGATGGCCGCCCCGTCCTTCTTCAGCTCCGCTGCATGATTCACAGCGCCCTCGGTCTTGTCGTAAAGGCCGCCGTCGGAAAAGGAGTCCGGCGTCACATTCACGATGCCCATGAGGGTTGGCCGCGAAAGGTCCAGCCCCGCGAAGGGTGGCCGCGGCTGGATCACCTGGTCGAGCCGCACACGAAGGTCCGCGTCCCCAGCATCGCTCAGCGCCGAAACGGAGAACATATAGGCCTTCGACTTCTTGGGCTCGCCCTCGATCAACTCGACGCTCGTGAAAGCGATCGCGCCGCCGGCAAGCGGCAGCGCAAGCCCGTCCTCGATGGCGGCATAGGCCTGAGGTCCGTAGAGAAACCCGAGCGGCCGGAGATAGATTTTTCTGTCAGACATGGGTGAGCCCTAACACATCGAACTGGCGCTGGCACAAAGCATCATGCCCGGCTTGGGGGCCGGGCATGATTGAAACAATTGCCTATGAACGCTTGGAGCCGGCTTAAGTCGGCTGCGGTTCCATGCCACCGGTATCGGGCGTCGGCGGCTTCTTGCCACGTCCCGCGACCGGCACGGCCGACTGCGGACCGCCTTGATCGGCATCCTCGGCCGGGAAGTCCCGAACCGGCGGCTTGCCGTTCAGCAGATCCTTGATCTCCTGACCGGAGAGCGTCTCGTACTCCAGGAGACCGCGGGCGATCGTGTGCAGATCGTCCAGGTTCTCGGAGATGACCTTCCGCGCCGTCTCGAAGCCCTCGTCCACGATGCGGTGGATTTCCTCATCGACCATGGACTGGGTCTCATCGGACAGGTGCTGCTGCCGGCCGATGGAATGCCCGAGGAAGACTTCCTCTTCATTCTCGCCATAAGCCAGCGGCCCAAGCTTATCGGACATGCCGAACTGCGTGACCATGGCGCGGGCAAGCTGGGTCGCCATCTTGATGTCGGAGGACGCGCCCGAGGTGACCTTGTCGTAACCAAACACGACTTCCTCGGCGACGCGGCCACCCATGGCCACGGCGACGTCCGCCTTCAGCTTGGCACGCGTATGCGAAAGCAGATCGCGCTCCGGCAGACGCATGACCATGCCCAGCGCGCGACCGCGCGGGATAATCGTCGCCTTGTGGACCGGATCGGACGCA encodes:
- the folP gene encoding dihydropteroate synthase; the encoded protein is MSDRKIYLRPLGFLYGPQAYAAIEDGLALPLAGGAIAFTSVELIEGEPKKSKAYMFSVSALSDAGDADLRVRLDQVIQPRPPFAGLDLSRPTLMGIVNVTPDSFSDGGLYDKTEGAVNHAAELKKDGAAIVDIGGESTRPGSDTVAVDDELERVLPVLEGLKGSGAIISIDTRKADVARAAAKAGAKIFNDVSAFTYDPDSLQAAAETGLDVVLMHAQGEPKTMQDNPTYDDVVLEVFDYLRARIEACVAAGIPKARIAADPGLGFGKTLEHNLALFANVSLFHGLGVPLLIGASRKQFIRGLGQAAEPKSREPGSHAAAIATASQGAQLFRVHDVAGTSQALGVWRAAMFGAEN